CAGCTTTGGATGGATTTCCGTGTGATGTGCCCAGAGAACAACGGACAAAATGAAGAACGTTCTATCGAGTGTTTACCTTTCCACGAGCATACTGCACGCCTGTAGTGCAATACCGATCCCGTACGTGCATACAGGTGAGTGAGCGACGGTGCATAATGCGCTCGTGCTGCATCGATTAAATGTCAAGTTTGCGCAGCTTGGCTATGCTTGCGGGTGACGATCATCGTGTGCTGTTTTGATTAGCAGCAGCACTCGCTCGCTTCAAGCAGGCCATGGTGTGTCCTTCCTTTTGGACCATTACATAAAGGCCCTTTCATCATGAACCCTTTCAAGAGTTTAAAAATGTGTTCCCTTTCCCGCACAGGACATCATGACGCTGTAATCCTCGGGGTGCTAGCATGTCTTGGCCTTGGTTCGTTCATAATGGGGTTTTGTATTTTCTGCAAAAAGAAGAGTGGAAAATTTAAGGTAATTGATTCGAACACGGATCGTTTATGTGTGTTTCAATTGTTGACCGCATAttcctattttttttgcagaaatttAAGGATGGAGACATCATACAAGAGGTGATTGCAACGGAATACCCCATACTGAAGGCTTTAAATGTACTAGATACATCTGTACCGTGTGCTGTTATCCCGTCGAGCCCCAATAACGTAAGTTTCTTTGTTTGGTGACATCAACCCCCGGTGGATAGTGTGCGATGTATAGacgtttgcattgtttttttttgtagctttcCACTGATAATCTTCTTGATAAGATTGAAACCTATCAGATCGACGTAGATCACCCGCACGATTCTTACTGCACGCGGAGAAGCGATCCGCTAACGTGTACGTACGATGAGTTCGATCCGAACGATGAATCGGATGAACGAACCGAGCGGACTGCTACTACGGCGACCGTTGAACCGGTGGCAGGCGATGAACCTCTTCTGTTTTCGGATATTTTTGATGAATCGCTAGAACGGAGCGAGAAGTGTAATCTCACGGCGGTTTCGGTAGCGTTGCCGACCTCCTCGGGTGAGGAAGATGACGAAGGGTTGCCACCGCCCCGGTCGGACGCAGAGGACGAGGACGAACGACGCCCGCTGGTCAGTGACGATAGTATAGACGAAGCGGCAGCCACAACTGCGACGACCATTACGGTCACTGCAACGATGGCACAGTCTGCCGACGCTATCAGCATTGAGGAAGCGTTGCGTGCGCTGGATATTGCGATTGAGGGAGAAGAAGACGAGGATGAGGACGAGGGCCAAGCCACACCGTTGAACGAAAGCGACGAATCGCTGTCACCGTCCATCTACTCGGAACCACCCTCGGACAAGGTGCTTAGGCGGGAGGATGTTGAACAACAAGCGGCAGAACTGGTCGACGATGTGCTCTACAAATGTCAGTATATGCTGCAGATGATGGATGCTAACGGGAGCAACCTTTCCCCGTTGGAGGCGGACGAATTTTCGCCTACCAATTCCCGGGGGAACATATTCGACGGATGGGGTAATTTGGAGTTGGACTCAAACGTGTCGTTTGCCGCGGTGGATGACGATAACGATGATGAGTGGTGGAAAGGATCGATGGAACCGTTCGAAGGAGAGGACAGTGGGTGGAATCGTGCTGGTAACGATCCATTCCAGGACGATCACACGTTTGATCTTCTTCGTCAACAGTTGAGCCAACTGCTACCCCAGGGCAATGTAGGTTACTGCGTGGATCGTCAGTCAGAGAAAGCAGTGGTGGGAAATAGCTCTAACTCGAATTCTTATCTCGTTTGCCTTTTAGGACTGTGGCGGTGGAGCTGCTCGCGCCGACAATGATCACGATCAGTAAGTGATGTTGTTAGATAATGCTGTTTGCAGATGCAAACATGTTATGTGTCCCATGTCATCATCGTTTGCATTTTGACCTATTTTGCAGGGCTCTTGGTGGAAGTCCAAAATTATTTGACCTGGGCGGCATACACGATTACGAACAGCCGGAACGGGAGACGGAGGAAAACGAAATTATCATCAACTACAACCGTTCCCTGTCGCCTATTTTGGAGGAAAACGAAGACGAAATTAGCTTGCCACCGTCGATCAGTGTCGCACACTGCTCCAATATTGTGGAGAGTACGATAATAAGGTAACTGCTTTGTTTGCCTgaccccaaaaaacaaaatatcctAATTTGcttgttctgttgtttgtaaatgtttatCGCCACCGTGCAGCACCGAGGGTCCTGTGGTGTGCGAAGCAACCGAATCTGTGCCAGCCCTTGCCAGACGAAGCTCTCTCACTGCGTCGAACGATACGCTGTTCAACCTGGAGGACGTACTGGAGGATCGTTGCATGACACCACAGGACGATACATTCCCTGCGAGCAGCCATGCATCGCCCCGGACGCTGCTGGTCGAGGCCAGCGGGGACGCTAGTGGGTTAGAAAAATTATACAACTTCTCATCACGACTCATGTCATCGGCGGCGGCATCTTCGCTCGGTGCCAACAGTCTAGACGACCATCTACTTCATCATCACCCACAACGCCATCACGTACTGCTTTCGTCCATCTGTCTAGATGACTTAAGCGTGGGTGATATTATGgaatcgccaccaccaccgccacctcTACCATCGGCCCTCGGGGtaggtggtggcggcggtgccAACGGTGGCAACACTGCTGGCGGATTACTCATGGCCGAAACCAAACAGGATCTTCCCTCATCGGCCTAGAATAGAAGGCTGTAGCGCTGAACTCTTGGATCGACGTACGGTTTTCGATGTCTTTATTTAGTAGATCTGAGCCTGAAGAAGCGGCATAATGTTGGAATTCGTGCTTATACAAAATGGGGTCCCAGCCTCATTCCCTCGTGCATCCTCGTCTACTCTAGTACATGTCGCATCCCCATTTTCACAACGAAACAGTgtgcaacaaaagaaaaaaaaagttagttcTTTCAGCAAAACGAACACTGCGTGACTGTGTGGAAGGCAAACTGTTAGTAGGTTTCTGTTGGCGTAATTGTTAAACATTCACACGGCACATATACTGTACATCACCCACACATCTCCAAACACCGGTGTTGGTTCCACTCGTTGGCAACGAACGCTGGAAGCTGAGCGCTGCGTTTACGTTATTAGAAGGATGTATCTTTGTGATTTGCCGCGGGTAACACTTAATGCACTTAATAAGATCCTCGTTTCCCGCAACTGATCGGGATTTGTGAATATATATACGCGGTTGTTTAGTTAATTCTCGTATTACCTACTGAAGGGCGGATTGTAACGGTAACGATCATTGTGCATGTGATATGACACTCATCGCATGCGGGAAAACTCAGTTGAACAGTTTTTGGTTACTTATTAAAATAGTGTCAATTCTATCATGTACAACATAAGCATTCACTCAACACTTACCCTATGCGcgcatatatatatacatgtatgtatgtatgatAAACTCTAACCTGCCCCCTTTCACCATTCGTTATTTATTCACAGTGTCATGTACCAAGCGATTGGAGCAATGAACCGTGATCACAACATAACATgaagatttgtttattttctttccgttttattCCATGTGCCCTTTATCCTTTCCCTGTAGAAGTAAACTCTGTATAaggtagtaaaaaaaagtggaaaacggTCCAAGCCTAATACGAATGTAACTTTTCCTTTTACACCGTAGGTACGGAAAGGTACAGAGTTTCCtgtaagaaaaatagaaaatgtgaCAAAATAGATTGCCTAAGATTTGTAAACTATTAAACTAATTGATAATCGAATATTTCGGTGTATCGTTTGTTGTGGGCTtaaagtgttattttttaagtGGTCCGATTTTTGTTCATCTTAGGGTTTCATTGTGTAATGAAATAACGTAGAAAATGCAAGAAATTAGGCGaatcgaaaaaaatattacgatAAAGCCTACTACACATTTATTCGCCGCACTGTAAAGCACGCGTGCTGTCGGAAAAACGAAACCCGATTGCCGGTTTTTTATcctttctgttttgcttttccatccCCACCCCATATGAAGAGGGGAGTTTGAAGAAAGCATACGCGCGGCGACCGTTCAAAACAAACCTTCCGGGGCGCGTGCAACTGTCATCGTCAGCTGACCGatggaggggaaaaaacaggACGACTCGCGGGCGTCCGTCATCGGTTTTTGGTAAACAAACGCCGCACCGAACGGTGGCCAGAAGGGGAAGTCTGCATCGGCGGACGCGGGTGCAGAAGAGAGGGAGAGCCGTAAAGAGGAAATATCGATTTTTCACATCCAGCCTTCATTTTGGAACCTGAAATCAGCGCACTTACGGGCGCTGGTAGGGACGCCCTGGTGAAAATCAGTTTTTGTCCAttgttgtgtgtggtgtttgcaGGTTTTCGGTGGCGCTGTTGGTGATCAGCTCAGCAAGGATTCTACCTCAAACGCACGGTAGATGATGGAGTTGTACGATTCAGCCCGCTATGGATCGGTGTTTAACAGCATTTTCCTCTCGACCGAGACGTCCGATACGAGCGACACAGCGGCAACGGCGAAAAAGGACGCGAAATCgaagctgctgctggaacCCAACCTGGATCGGTACGAAATAGCGTCGAATGCGTCCCGTTTCGGTGTGTACCATGCTGTCCGGTCGATTGTGCTGGAACGGGAAACAACGGCACGGCCAACGATAGCCTCGATGCGCATAATCGATACGGCACTGGATGAACCCAAATCCATCGGCAGTGGACAATCGGGTGCGAACCAGCGTGTGCCGCAGATAGTGCTTGCGGGCTTGGACAGCCTGTACGGGATAATAGCGGAAACTCGCCAGAGTCAACCCCGGATCGCTACCAAAGCGCTACGTTCGCTGTACGACATACTGCAGGGTAAGCGTTGGTAGAATATCTCTTGGAGTTTCGTTCGACTGatctcaatttatttttaggtCAAGATCCCGAAGGAATGCGTCACGAGCCGGATGCCGTATTTGGACCACTGTTCGATCTACTGCTGGAACTGTCCACCATCAACAGTGCTCCCACGGCGGCGAACGGCTCCTGGTCATCACTGGCCTGCTCGACGCTGCTTTCCCTTGCCATTGCGAAGGGTGATACGGGCCGCATAGTACGTTCGGTGTCCGCAATACTGATGAATTCGGTGTACGGGTCTACCAGCACTAGTGCCGCCGGTGGTTCCGTCCAGATGCCGCAGAGTGTCGCCAAACTGCAGCGCACCATCTTCTCCATGGCGACGGGCCGTGCATCTATTGCGGATTACTTTCGGTGCGGTGTACCGCGTGGGAGTTTAATCGGCGAGTTCCGACTTCCGCTAGAATCTGCCGCCGTGCATGCAGTTGCATCCGATGGCAAATTTTTGTATCTAGTCACTGCGAAGGGTTTGCTGAAGATTGGTTCCGGTTTCAATGGGACGCAGGAGGGGCTCATCTACGGTGCGGTCACGATAACCAATGCCAAGAACGAGTTGCCTGGATGGATCGGCTATTCGGGGGTAGGTTGTGGGAATTTTCGGAATTCTAAGTGGTAATAATTGAAATATCATCTCTTCCAGGGCAAGCTCTACTATGGGCGTATCAACAAGATGGCAGCCAATAATGGTTGGACGTTTCAGCTGTACGATCCCACAACGTTGACGGCCTTAGGGACTGTGCAAACGGCACCGATACCTGCATTTCAACGTCGTTACGGTCAACTGTTCTCGGATGGTGATGCCATCTGTTGGTTGGGTGCCGTTTCCGACTCTGTGCGCGATTCGACCGATCTGGATGATCAGGAGGAGGACATCCTGGTCGTGAAGCAGCTGTACCCTCCGATGGTTAGCTCCAGTTCGGGCGGCTCCACACAGAACGACACTCGTCCAGAGTTGCGTTTAAAGTTGGCAAAAAACCGATATCATACGTACGGTTGGGCCGCCTTTGAAGAAGAACTAGTCGATAATGGTGGATATCAGCAACCGCCGGGTGGATTGGCTCCTCCTGTGTTGGAAAGTAACCCCACTGGTGCAGGGATACAATCAATTTCCTGTGGGAAGGAGTTTGGTTTGGTACTGGTAGACGATGGTAAAGTGCTGTACTGGGGTCGTGGTACTGCGCTGGGTCTAAAAACATCCGCCAACGTGTCCGGTGCGATAGGATGTGTTATGAGTGCCCCGAAGGCAACCGTTTCGATGAAGCTGAATGAACTGACGGCATTACCGAAGGGTATCACCTGCTTCCGGCAGGTTGCGGTCGGTCACGAGGCAAACCATGGGTTACTTTTAACCGGTGACGGAACGGTATACTTTACCGGTACGGCAAAGCGAGGCGAAGATGGTGAACTGGCCAAAACAAACCGACGGCAACCAAAGGCAATCAAGCCGAAGCGATTAAACAAACTGGACGGGCAAACGATCACGTTCGTGGCCTGTAACAATGGTGAGTGTAACGTGGCATACACATCACGGGGTTTAATTATTACCTTTTAAtctatttccattttcttttccatttccgtttCATTCTGCTAGGCACATCGGCCTTTGTGACCAAAGATGGCAAACTCATCATGTACGGTAAGGACACTAACTACTGTGAACCGAACGGTGTTGTTGGCGGATTGACTGATGTAGTGATACGGAAGGTGGCCCTCGGTAAGGCCCATTGCGTAGCGTTGGATGCGCTGGGACAGCTTTACACATTTGGCCTCAACAATAAGGGACAGTGTGGTCGAAAATTTCAGCGTGAACGTAATGGTAAGTAATGTGTAACCAGAAGCGTTTTTAGCTGTGATTTTCAAACTCTTTTAAcgctttccttttgtttgtagTGGATGAATTGATGACTACTAATACAAACAACCAAGCGAATGTAGGACAGTTAACGAACGGCACAGCAACGAATCAGACGAATGCGTTGAATGCAACTAACGCCCCATGTAACGCTTGTCACGCAACGCCCTCAGTAGCGCATGCCGAACCACCGGCAGCTTCTGGGGCCAAGTGCGGTTGCGGTTGCGGATGTTGCTGTCACTGTGGTAACGCCGGTACGGGAAATAGCACCGGCACAGCCAATCCTATCTCTTCCAACGATCCGGATACGCCGCGTATCGTACCGGTACCACCGCAGCGTGTCGATTTGCCCCATTCCGGAAATGATCCGCGCCGTCCACCGATCGTGACACAGATCGCCTGTGGACAGCATCACTCGTTGGTGCTGACTTCCGCGGGAGAAGTGTATAGCTTCGGTAGCAATCAGTACGGGCAGCTAGGAACCGGCGATCTTCAAGCACCGCCCGGCGGTAGGCCACATCTAGTTCGCTTTCCGAACGGCGCTGGTACGGTGGTATCTGTCGCTGCCGGTAGTAATCATTCCGTGGTGCTAACGAGTCGAGGCGCCGTTTACACGTTTGGCAATTATCATAAGGGACAGCTCGGTCGGGAGGCACCGGGTGGTAGGCTGGACAGTGTGAGTGATGGAAACTTTTTCTGGCACTGTGGGCCGGTTGCGATCGATTCATTCGGTCCGGGAACGGGACGCCGTGCATCATTCATCGCGGCGAGCGGAGATCAAACGTACATAAAGGTGGAAGAATCTCTTATCAATGGAGCAGCACTGGCAAAGTACAGCGTAACGGCGGATCGATCAACAATTTGTAAGTACC
This region of Anopheles marshallii chromosome 2, idAnoMarsDA_429_01, whole genome shotgun sequence genomic DNA includes:
- the LOC128709024 gene encoding uncharacterized protein LOC128709024; amino-acid sequence: MKNVLSSVYLSTSILHACSAIPIPYVHTGHHDAVILGVLACLGLGSFIMGFCIFCKKKSGKFKKFKDGDIIQEVIATEYPILKALNVLDTSVPCAVIPSSPNNLSTDNLLDKIETYQIDVDHPHDSYCTRRSDPLTCTYDEFDPNDESDERTERTATTATVEPVAGDEPLLFSDIFDESLERSEKCNLTAVSVALPTSSGEEDDEGLPPPRSDAEDEDERRPLVSDDSIDEAAATTATTITVTATMAQSADAISIEEALRALDIAIEGEEDEDEDEGQATPLNESDESLSPSIYSEPPSDKVLRREDVEQQAAELVDDVLYKCQYMLQMMDANGSNLSPLEADEFSPTNSRGNIFDGWGNLELDSNVSFAAVDDDNDDEWWKGSMEPFEGEDSGWNRAGNDPFQDDHTFDLLRQQLSQLLPQGNDCGGGAARADNDHDQALGGSPKLFDLGGIHDYEQPERETEENEIIINYNRSLSPILEENEDEISLPPSISVAHCSNIVESTIISTEGPVVCEATESVPALARRSSLTASNDTLFNLEDVLEDRCMTPQDDTFPASSHASPRTLLVEASGDASGLEKLYNFSSRLMSSAAASSLGANSLDDHLLHHHPQRHHVLLSSICLDDLSVGDIMESPPPPPPLPSALGVGGGGGANGGNTAGGLLMAETKQDLPSSA